The Actinomycetota bacterium nucleotide sequence AACTGGAAAGCAAAGGGACCGAGCTGCCGGAGCTGATCGCCTGTCCCGAGATCGGGTGCGGCGTGCCCGCCGGGGTGGTCGACCGCTTCGTGCTGGCCTCGACCGGCGGCCCCGTCGAGCACGTCAAGACCTGGTGCCTGGACGGCCACGGGTTCACCCAGCGGGTGGACGCGCTCGTCGCCTGGCCGATGATCCGGCTGCCACGGCCGCTGGGAGCCGGCGGCTGACCCGGAAGGCGGCCGCGATGACCGTCACCGACCTGACCGAGGATCCCGGGGCCGCCCCCGCCGGGCCCGCCGACCCGGCGGCGGCCCTGGTGGAACGGATCCGCCGCGGCGTCGTCGGCGACAACCAGGTGCTGGAGGGGCCGTACGGGCCGCGGCGGATCGTCTACGCCGACTGGACCGCCTCGGGCCGGGCGCTCGACTTCGTCGAGGACGCCATCCGCGACCGCGTCCTGCCCTGGTACGCCAACACCCACACCGAGAGCTCGGGCACCGGCCGGCGCACCACCCGGCTGCGCGAGCAGGCCCGCCAGGTGATCCACCAGGCCGTCGGCGGCACCGACCAGGACCTGGTCATCTTCGCCGGGTCGGGAGCGACGGCGGCGGTGGCCAAGCTGACCGGGCTGCTGCAGCTCGGCCGCCCGGCCGGTCCCGCCGGCCCGGCCGGGACGCGGCCGGTGGTGTTCGTGGGGCCGTTCGAGCACCACTCCAACCTGCTTCCCTGGCGCGAGTCGGCCGCCGAGGTGGTGGCCATCGGCGAGGACCGGAACGGCCAGGTCGACCTGGCCGGGCTGGAGGCGGAGCTGGCCCGCCACGCCGGGCGGCCGCTGCTGGTCGGCGCCTTCTCGGCCGCCTCCAACGTCACCGGCATCATCTCGGATGTCGACGGGATCGCCGCCCTGCTGCACCGCCACGGCGCGCTGTCGGTCTGGGACTACTCGGCCGCCGCCCCCTACCTGCCGATCCGGATGGGGGAGAGCGCCCCCGGCGCCGGGGACCACAAGGACGCCGTCTTCTTCTCCCCCCACAAGTTCGTCGGCGGCCCCCAGACCCCCGGGGTCCTGGTCGTCCGCCGCGACCTGGCCCGCAACCAGGTCCCCACCGTGCCCGGGGGCGGCACCGTCGCCTTCGTCGACCCGGTCGGCCAGCGCTACCTGGACGACCCGGTGGCCCGGGAGGAGGGCGGCACCCCCGGGATCGTCGAGTCGGTCCGGGCCGGGCTGGTCGTGGCCCTCAAGCAGGCCGTCGGGACCGACCTCATCCAGGCGCGGGAGCAGCGGCTCCTCCACCGGGCGCTGGCCCGCTGGCACCGCAACCCCAACCTTGAGCTGCTCGGCAACCTGGAGGTCCCGCGGCTGCCGATCGTGTCCTTCCGCATCCGCCACGGCACCCGCCACCTGCACCACGAGCTGGTGGTGGCGATGCTGAACGACCTGTTCGGCATCCAGGCCCGGGGCGGCTGCTCGTGCGCCGGCCCCTACGGGCACCGGCTCCTCGGCATCGACCCGGACCGGTCGCGGGCCCTGAACGACCAGGCCGGCCAGGGCTGGATGGGGATCAAGCCCGGCTGGGTCCGGCTCAGCTTCAACTACTTCATCGACGACGAGGTCGCCGGCTTCCTGGTCGAGGCCGTCGACCTCCTGGCCACCTCCGGCCACCGGCTCCTCGGCGACTACCGCTTCGACCCGCGCAGCGGCCACTGGCGCCACCGGGACGCGCCGCCCGACCCGGTCCTGTCGCTTGCCGACCTGCTCGACGGCTGGTCCGGGCCCGGCCCGGTCAGCGGCGGCGACGACCTCGCCGGCCACCTGGAGCGGGCGAGGGTCCTGCTCGGGGCGGCCGGGCCGCTCCCCCCGGAGGCAGGGCCGAGCTGGCTCCCGCCCGAGCTGGAGCGTCTGCGCGACTTCCACCTGCCTACGACGGTGTGGAGTCGGCCCTCGGCCGACGGTCAATAGATTCCGACCGGCGAGTTCGCCGGCCGGGGCGGCGCCGCAGCCAGGCGGCGGCCAGGGCGGCCGCGAGCAGGACGGCCAGGACGATCCCGGCCCGGCCGCTGAGGTGGTGGACGTGACGCCAGCCGGCGCCGGCGGCGTAGCCGGCGAGGACGTGGGCAACGGCCCAGACGACGGCGGCCACCCCGGTCCAGAGGGCGAAGGTCCGGTAGCGCAGCCCGAGCATGCCGGCCAGGCCGGGGAGCACGACCCGGGCCCCGGCGGTGCAGCGCCCCACCAGCAGGGCCCGGCCTCCGCCCCGCAGCAGCAGCGACTCGACCCGGTGGAGGCGGGCCGGCCCCACCCGGCGGCCGAGCCTGGAGGCGAGCAGCCGCGGGCCCCAGCGCCGGCCGATCCAGTAGCCGGCCGAGTCGCCGGCCAGGGCACCGCCGACACCGACGGCGAGGGCGGCGGCCAGCGGGACGCGGCCCTGCTGGGCCAGCACGCCGCCGAGCAGCAGGGCCACCTCGCCGGGGAGCACCAGGCCGAGGAAGGCCGGCGCCTCCAGGGCCGGCAGGACGAACAGAAACGCCAGGGCCGCCCAGCCGGAGAGCGACAGCACGCCTTCGGCGATCTCCGCCATGGTCCCTCCCCGCCCATCGGTTGCCGTCCGGTGGCAGCGTCGCCCAAGGCGGAGGCCATGGCATCGGGGTCGTCCCTGGACCTGTCCCTGGGATGGGGCGCCCCGGGCTCAGGGACATCCCGGGGCGCCGGCCGCCTCAGCCGGCGGTGGCCAGCAGCCAGATGAAGGCGAAGTGGCAGGCACCGGCCGCGACCGTGAAGGCGTGCCACACCTCGTGGTAGCCGAACACGTTCGGGACCGGGTTGGGCCGCTGGCGGATCAGCACGACCACGCCGACGGTGTAGAAGAGCCCGCCGACCATGGCCAGGGCGACCTTGCCGAGCCCGAGGGTGCCGACCAGCTGGGGCAGGAGCAGGACCGAGACCCAGCCCAGCCCCAGGTACAGGATCATGCGGGTCAGGCCGACGACCGGGTTGGCCGTCCGCAGCAGCACCAGCACGATGCCGGCGGCGGCCACGGTCCAGACCAGGGCCAGGAAGGCGACCCGCCAGCCGGGCCGGAGGGCGAGCAGGATCACCGGGGTGTAGCTGCCGGCGATCAGCACGTAGATCATCGCCCGGTCCAGGCGGTCCATCCGCAGCCACGCCTTCGCCGACCAGCGCCGCCGGTGCAGGGCGGCGCTGGTGCCGAACATGGCGACCAGGCTGACCACGTAGATGAGCGCGGCCAGCCGGGCCCGGCCGGAGCCGGCCGCCAGCAGCAGCGCCAACCCGGCCGGGAGCGAGGCCAGGAACGCCGCCTGGTGCAGCCGCCCGCGCAGGCGCGGCGTCACCGGCCGCGGGTGGGGGACGGGGTGGTCGCTCATGCTCCTATGGAACGACGGCCGGCGGCCCGCCAACCACCTCCCATCGCAGGAGATCCGCGCGAGATATGACGCCCCGGCCCTGCCCGGGGGAGCGTTCAGAGCCGGGGCGCCAGAGTAGAAGATACCCGGAACCTGCCTCGCTGATACCGGACGGTGCTCTCTTGTCCACA carries:
- a CDS encoding aminotransferase class V-fold PLP-dependent enzyme — protein: MTVTDLTEDPGAAPAGPADPAAALVERIRRGVVGDNQVLEGPYGPRRIVYADWTASGRALDFVEDAIRDRVLPWYANTHTESSGTGRRTTRLREQARQVIHQAVGGTDQDLVIFAGSGATAAVAKLTGLLQLGRPAGPAGPAGTRPVVFVGPFEHHSNLLPWRESAAEVVAIGEDRNGQVDLAGLEAELARHAGRPLLVGAFSAASNVTGIISDVDGIAALLHRHGALSVWDYSAAAPYLPIRMGESAPGAGDHKDAVFFSPHKFVGGPQTPGVLVVRRDLARNQVPTVPGGGTVAFVDPVGQRYLDDPVAREEGGTPGIVESVRAGLVVALKQAVGTDLIQAREQRLLHRALARWHRNPNLELLGNLEVPRLPIVSFRIRHGTRHLHHELVVAMLNDLFGIQARGGCSCAGPYGHRLLGIDPDRSRALNDQAGQGWMGIKPGWVRLSFNYFIDDEVAGFLVEAVDLLATSGHRLLGDYRFDPRSGHWRHRDAPPDPVLSLADLLDGWSGPGPVSGGDDLAGHLERARVLLGAAGPLPPEAGPSWLPPELERLRDFHLPTTVWSRPSADGQ
- a CDS encoding DedA family protein, giving the protein MAEIAEGVLSLSGWAALAFLFVLPALEAPAFLGLVLPGEVALLLGGVLAQQGRVPLAAALAVGVGGALAGDSAGYWIGRRWGPRLLASRLGRRVGPARLHRVESLLLRGGGRALLVGRCTAGARVVLPGLAGMLGLRYRTFALWTGVAAVVWAVAHVLAGYAAGAGWRHVHHLSGRAGIVLAVLLAAALAAAWLRRRPGRRTRRSESIDRRPRADSTPS
- a CDS encoding hemolysin III family protein yields the protein MSDHPVPHPRPVTPRLRGRLHQAAFLASLPAGLALLLAAGSGRARLAALIYVVSLVAMFGTSAALHRRRWSAKAWLRMDRLDRAMIYVLIAGSYTPVILLALRPGWRVAFLALVWTVAAAGIVLVLLRTANPVVGLTRMILYLGLGWVSVLLLPQLVGTLGLGKVALAMVGGLFYTVGVVVLIRQRPNPVPNVFGYHEVWHAFTVAAGACHFAFIWLLATAG